From the genome of Streptomyces sp. V1I1, one region includes:
- a CDS encoding LLM class flavin-dependent oxidoreductase — protein sequence MSSVIASTRLSVLDRSRTREGYDGAAALRDTVRLAQELETLGYHRFWVSEHHSVPGVAGSAPTVLAAAVAAATSTIRVGTGGVMLPNHQPLVVAEQFGVLESLFPGRIDMGLGRSVGFTDGIRRALGRDKKDAEDFAGQLEELLGWFTGEQTAHPQVHAHPAEGLRVPPFLLATGEGAQIAAAAGLPLVIGDIRGRERMLAAIDRYRLDFRPSPWSEQPYVVVSGTVVVAATEAEGRRLLMPEAWALAYSRTHGVFPPLAPPERIEELTMTERERGFYESGLRGHIAGTQEQVADALEAVVKDSGADEVLVTTSTYDRAALLDSFRRLAGIAGLTSCDA from the coding sequence GTGAGCTCAGTGATCGCGTCCACCCGGCTGTCCGTACTCGACCGTTCCCGCACCCGCGAGGGATACGACGGGGCCGCCGCCCTGCGCGACACGGTTCGTCTCGCGCAGGAGCTGGAGACGCTCGGCTATCACCGTTTCTGGGTGTCCGAGCACCACAGCGTGCCGGGGGTGGCCGGTTCGGCGCCGACCGTCCTCGCGGCGGCCGTCGCGGCCGCTACTTCGACAATCCGCGTCGGCACGGGCGGCGTGATGCTGCCGAACCATCAACCGCTGGTCGTCGCCGAGCAGTTCGGGGTGCTCGAATCGCTCTTCCCCGGCCGGATCGACATGGGGCTCGGCCGTTCGGTGGGCTTCACGGACGGGATACGCAGGGCGCTGGGCCGGGACAAGAAGGACGCCGAGGACTTCGCCGGGCAGTTGGAGGAGCTGCTGGGCTGGTTCACGGGTGAGCAGACGGCGCATCCGCAGGTGCACGCCCACCCTGCGGAGGGTCTGCGCGTTCCGCCGTTTCTTCTGGCGACCGGTGAGGGCGCGCAGATCGCGGCCGCTGCCGGGCTGCCGCTGGTCATCGGCGACATTCGGGGCCGCGAGCGGATGCTGGCGGCCATCGACCGCTACCGGCTGGACTTCCGGCCGTCCCCCTGGTCCGAGCAGCCGTATGTGGTCGTCTCGGGCACGGTCGTGGTCGCCGCCACGGAGGCGGAGGGCCGCCGACTGCTGATGCCGGAGGCGTGGGCGCTGGCGTACTCCCGTACGCACGGTGTGTTCCCGCCGCTCGCGCCGCCGGAGCGGATCGAGGAGCTGACGATGACGGAGAGGGAGCGCGGGTTCTACGAGTCCGGGCTGCGCGGCCATATCGCCGGGACCCAGGAGCAGGTGGCGGATGCGCTGGAGGCGGTCGTGAAGGACAGCGGCGCCGACGAGGTGCTGGTCACAACCAGTACGTATGACCGTGCGGCGCTGCTGGATTCCTTCCGCCGGCTCGCCGGGATCGCCGGGCTGACCAGCTGCGACGCCTAG